A window from Gopherus flavomarginatus isolate rGopFla2 chromosome 4, rGopFla2.mat.asm, whole genome shotgun sequence encodes these proteins:
- the LOC127049229 gene encoding trace amine-associated receptor 4-like, whose protein sequence is MNSSNLWSPQNVQYCFDFVNNSCPRNVRFTSSLWAMYIFMVGTIVLTMGGNMFVIISITHFKQLHSPTNFLICSMATTDFLLSFMVMPYSMIRSIESCWYFGDLFCKIHTCCDIMLCTTSIFHLCFISVDRYYAVCDPLHYVTKITIPVIVLFLLISWSVPFLFAFGLVFSELNIEGIEEYVTSIDCSGFCALLFNKFWGVMASLIAFFFPGTVMVGIYVHIFTVARKHARQIAKIPSAIKCVSAIKNKISTKKENKATKTLSIVMGVFVFCWLPFFILTIADPFINFSTPEDLYNAFLWLGYFNSTCNPIIYGFFYSWFRKAFKMIVTGKIFRPDSSTLTLFPTYT, encoded by the coding sequence ATGAATTCATCCAATCTCTGGAGTCCACAGAATGTGCAGTATTGCTTTGACTTTGTTAACAATTCATGTCCTAGAAATGTAAGGTTTACAAGCAGTCTTTGGGCTATGTACATCTTCATGGTGGGAACAATAGTGCTCACGATGGGTGGAAATATGTTTGTGATCATTTCCATCACTCATTTCAAACAGCTGCACTCTCCAACCAACTTCCTGATCTGCTCCATGGCAACTACAGACTTTTTGCTTAGTTTCATGGTTATGCCCTACAGTATGATCAGGTCTATTGAGTCATGCTGGTATTTTGGAGACCTCTTCTGCAAAATCCATACTTGTTGTGATATAATGCTCTGTACCACCTCTATTTTCCATCTGTGTTTTATCTCTGTTGACCGTTACTATGCAGTTTGTGACCCATTGCATTATGTTACCAAAATAACTATCCCTGTGATAGTACTATTTTTATTAATTAGCTGGTCTGTCCCATTCTTATTTGCCTTTGGCTTAGTTTTCTCAGAGTTGAATATTGAGGGCATTGAAGAATATGTGACTTCTATTGACTGCAGTGGTTTCTGTGCACTCTTATTTAACAAGTTCTGGGGAGTGATGGCTTCTCTTATAGCCTTCTTTTTCCCAGGCACAGTGATGGTGGGTATCTATGTCCACATATTTACTGTGGCAAGAAAACATGCCAGACAAATTGCTAAAATCCCCAGTGCAATAAAATGTGTCTctgcaataaaaaacaaaatctccacaaaaaaagagaacaaagcaACTAAAACTTTAAGTATAGTCatgggggtgtttgttttttgttggctGCCTTTCTTTATTCTTACAATAGCTGATCCTTTTATTAACTTCTCAACACCTGAAGACTTGTACAATGCCTTCCTCTGGCTGGGATACTTCAATTCTACTTGTAATCCAATCATTTATGGTTTCTTTTACTCTTGGTTTCgcaaagcatttaaaatgattgTGACTGGTAAAATCTTCAGACCAGATTCCTCTACTCTTACTTTGTTTCCCACATACACTTAA
- the LOC127049233 gene encoding trace amine-associated receptor 5-like yields MSSVQKPGANEVVSTPLCYEVNSSCSRTLHSFGIQLAIYIACAMGMMLTVLGNLMVVIAVSHFNTLHTPTNFLLLSLALADLLLGIMVLPFSTIRSVESCWYFGDDFCRLHTFLDTVFCLTSIFHLCFISIDRHYAICDPLLYPTKFTIRVACVYIAIGWGVPMIYTFVLLYTNAIEEGLGHFLQDMPCVGRCQLLFNKLWGWLNFPLFFFPCLIMITLYVKIFIVANRQARQISNMHKSAGCGLHLGASKRERKAAKTLGVAVGIYLLCWLPFTIDTMLDCLLNFITPPVLFDVFIWFAYFNSACNPLIYVFSYHWFRKAVKLILTCNIFDSGTSTVDLYQE; encoded by the coding sequence ATGAGCTCTGTCCAGAAGCCAGGTGCTAATGAAGTGGTGTCCACTCCGTTGTGCTATGAAGTGAATAGTTCCTGCTCCAGAACACTTCACTCCTTTGGCATCCAGCTGGCCATCTACATAGCCTGTGCCATGGGCATGATGCTCACCGTACTGGGGAACCTGATGGTGGTGATTGCAGTCTCTCACTTCAATACCCTACATACCCCCACCAACTTCTTACTACTCTCCCTGGCCCTTGCAGATCTCCTCCTGGGGATAATGGTGCTGCCCTTCAGCACCATCCGATCTGTGGAGAGCTGCTGGTATTTTGGAGATGACTTTTGTAGGCTGCATACCTTTCTGGACACTGTCTTTTGTTTGACCTCTATATTTCATCTGTGTTTCATTTCCATTGATCGTCACTATGCTATCTGTGATCCTTTGCTCTACCCCACTAAGTTTACCATAAGAGTGGCATGCGTATATATAGCGATAGGATGGGGGGTCCCCATGATTTATACTTTTGTCTTGCTCTATACCAATGCAATTGAAGAAGGATTGGGCCATTTTTTACAAGACATGCCCTGTGTTGGTAGATGTCAGCTGCTGTTCAACAAGCTCTGGGGCTGGTTGAATTTCCCTCTTTTCTTCTTCCCCTGCCTCATAATGATAACTTTATATGTGAAAATATTTATTGTGGCAAACAGACAAGCTAGACAGATAAGCAACATGCACAAGAGTGCTGGATGTGGGCTACACTTAGGAGCATCAAAGAGGGAAAGAAAGGCAGCTAAAACTCTTGGTGTAGCTGTAGGAATCTACCtcctgtgctggctgccctttaCTATAGACACCATGCTAGACTGTCTTCTAAATTTCATTACCCCACCAGTTCTCTTTGATGTCTTTATCTGGTTTGCTTACTTTAATTCAGCCTGCAATCCCTTGATTTATGTGTTTTCCTACCATTGGTTCAGGAAGGCAGTGAAACTAATTTTAACTTGCAACATCTTTGATTCTGGGACATCTACTGTAGACTTGTACCAGGAATGA